A stretch of Parvimonas micra DNA encodes these proteins:
- a CDS encoding ABC transporter ATP-binding protein: MILLKDVSYEWEDGRTALKNINLEIKKGEFVLISGKSGSGKSTLGSVINGLIPHYYKGKMKGEAFVSGKDISKLLLHEVGHIVGTVFQDPRSQFFTTTTDEEIAFGLQTICKSRDEIKQRVEEVYAELDIEELKGKSVFELSSGQKQKIAIASIYAMNPKVLILDEPSANLDMKATFDLFLILEKLKKKGTTVVLIEHRLYYAKSLFDRFLLVKDGEIAQDLSREEVIHLEGEFWDENGLRTLELEEYRISEKKDSYQLNDESIIGKGLKFCYPNVAKDGKKQKQYILNHLDFNMECGIAIGLIGLNGTGKTTFARVISGLEKIKEGTIWAEKDQELNRKDLMNMSYFVFQDSDYQLFSESVLDEMLLGISNKDKKENTQKAKSILNVLGLDKHIDKHPFALSRGEKQRLTIACGMMKRAKVFIYDEPTSGCDKDSMLSVAKLIEEQLKNGTTVLVISHDFEFLANTVSKLWVMGDGKIETVLDMSESNKFLILDKMRGGRELVR, encoded by the coding sequence ATGATTTTGTTAAAAGATGTTTCTTATGAATGGGAAGATGGGCGAACTGCTTTAAAAAATATCAATCTTGAAATTAAAAAAGGTGAATTTGTTTTAATTTCAGGGAAAAGTGGAAGTGGTAAAAGTACTCTTGGAAGTGTAATAAATGGTCTTATTCCACATTATTACAAAGGCAAAATGAAAGGAGAAGCCTTTGTGTCCGGAAAAGATATAAGCAAATTATTACTTCATGAAGTAGGGCATATTGTAGGGACTGTATTTCAAGATCCAAGAAGTCAGTTTTTCACGACAACGACAGATGAAGAAATAGCTTTTGGGCTTCAAACTATCTGCAAATCAAGAGATGAAATCAAACAGAGAGTAGAAGAAGTATATGCAGAGTTGGATATTGAGGAACTTAAAGGAAAATCTGTTTTTGAATTATCAAGCGGACAGAAACAAAAGATAGCTATTGCAAGTATCTATGCGATGAATCCGAAAGTTTTAATTTTAGATGAGCCTTCAGCAAATTTGGATATGAAAGCAACATTTGATCTGTTTTTAATTTTGGAGAAATTAAAGAAAAAAGGTACAACAGTTGTTCTAATTGAGCATCGTTTGTACTATGCAAAATCTTTATTTGACCGTTTTCTTTTGGTGAAAGATGGAGAGATTGCACAGGACTTGAGTCGGGAAGAAGTTATCCATCTTGAAGGGGAGTTTTGGGATGAGAATGGACTAAGAACCCTTGAATTAGAAGAATACAGGATAAGTGAGAAGAAAGATTCATATCAATTAAATGATGAAAGTATCATCGGAAAAGGCTTGAAATTTTGCTATCCGAATGTAGCTAAGGATGGAAAGAAGCAAAAACAGTACATTTTAAATCATCTTGATTTCAATATGGAGTGCGGAATAGCCATTGGTCTTATCGGCTTAAATGGTACCGGAAAAACTACCTTTGCAAGAGTGATTTCAGGACTTGAGAAGATAAAAGAGGGAACAATATGGGCGGAAAAAGATCAAGAGTTGAATCGTAAAGATTTAATGAATATGTCATATTTTGTCTTTCAAGATTCAGACTATCAGTTATTTTCGGAAAGTGTACTTGATGAAATGTTACTTGGTATTTCAAATAAAGATAAAAAAGAAAATACTCAAAAGGCAAAGTCTATTTTGAATGTTCTTGGCTTAGATAAACATATAGATAAGCATCCGTTTGCTTTATCAAGAGGAGAAAAACAAAGACTGACAATAGCTTGTGGAATGATGAAACGGGCAAAAGTTTTTATCTATGATGAACCAACATCAGGTTGTGATAAAGACTCAATGCTTTCCGTCGCAAAACTGATTGAAGAACAATTGAAAAATGGTACAACAGTTTTGGTAATAAGTCATGATTTTGAGTTTTTAGCAAATACAGTGAGCAAGCTGTGGGTAATGGGAGATGGAAAAATAGAAACTGTTTTAGATATGAGTGAAAGTAATAAATTTCTCATATTAGACAAGATGAGAGGAGGTAGAGAGCTTGTCAGATAG
- a CDS encoding ABC transporter ATP-binding protein encodes MFREMLKLLTKTGKRDLIISSVFFALYGLSSIAMIVIVFSILFQIFDGTSLDMLYKYFIAIGLLVVFKGICNMVADMKKHSAGFDIVQQIRERMIIKLKKFSLGFYTNERLGEINTILHKDVDNMSLVVGHMWSRMFGDFLIGAVVFVGLASIDFKLSIIMAVSVPIALIFLYLTIKQSEKIENQNNSALLDMVSLFVEYVRGIPVLKSFSNNKSLDNELMNKTKKFGETSKVASRFKAKQLSIFGFLLDIGYLVLLIAGAILVTKRSLDVLNFIIFAVISKEFYKPFASMEQHYMYYVSAIDSYERLSRILYADVIPDKVNGIVPKDNDIAFENIDFSYEKDEFKMEKLSFSIAEKRVTALVGESGSGKTTITNLLLRFYDVHKGKITLGGTDIRDIPYDELLDRISIVMQNVQLFDNTIEENIRVGKKGATKEEIIKASKKARIHDFIMSLPKGYKTDIGENGGILSGGQRQRISIARAFLKDAPILILDEMTSNVDPVNESLIQDAITELAKNRTVLVVAHHLKTIQKADQILVFQKGNLLEKGKHGELLEKDGYYTKLWKAQYEV; translated from the coding sequence ATGTTTAGAGAAATGTTAAAACTACTTACAAAAACCGGCAAGAGAGATTTGATTATATCAAGTGTCTTCTTTGCCCTTTATGGACTAAGCTCCATAGCCATGATTGTTATCGTATTTTCTATACTGTTTCAGATATTTGATGGGACGAGTTTAGATATGCTTTATAAATATTTTATTGCGATTGGATTACTTGTAGTCTTCAAAGGTATTTGTAATATGGTCGCAGATATGAAAAAGCATAGTGCAGGTTTTGATATTGTTCAGCAAATAAGAGAACGCATGATTATCAAATTAAAGAAATTCAGTTTGGGATTTTATACCAATGAAAGACTGGGAGAGATCAATACAATTTTACACAAAGATGTTGATAATATGTCCCTTGTTGTAGGACACATGTGGTCGAGAATGTTTGGTGATTTTTTGATAGGTGCAGTCGTATTTGTTGGTCTTGCAAGTATTGATTTCAAACTTTCTATTATTATGGCTGTATCTGTTCCGATTGCACTTATCTTTCTATATCTGACAATTAAGCAATCTGAAAAAATAGAAAATCAGAACAACTCAGCACTTCTTGATATGGTTAGCTTATTTGTTGAATATGTTAGAGGAATACCTGTATTAAAGAGTTTTTCAAACAATAAGAGCTTGGATAATGAGCTTATGAATAAGACAAAAAAGTTTGGAGAAACAAGCAAAGTAGCTTCAAGATTCAAGGCAAAACAGCTATCTATATTTGGGTTTTTACTGGATATTGGATATTTAGTTCTTTTAATTGCAGGAGCAATACTTGTTACAAAGAGAAGTCTTGATGTACTTAATTTTATTATCTTTGCAGTAATTTCAAAAGAGTTTTATAAGCCGTTCGCTTCTATGGAACAACACTATATGTACTATGTTTCGGCGATAGATAGTTACGAAAGACTTTCAAGAATTTTATATGCAGATGTAATCCCGGATAAAGTGAATGGAATTGTTCCGAAAGATAATGATATAGCTTTTGAAAACATAGATTTTTCTTATGAAAAAGATGAATTTAAAATGGAAAAATTGAGCTTTTCTATTGCTGAAAAACGGGTGACAGCCTTAGTTGGAGAATCAGGTAGTGGAAAGACTACTATAACCAACTTGCTTCTAAGATTTTATGATGTGCATAAAGGGAAAATTACACTTGGAGGAACTGATATAAGGGATATTCCTTATGATGAGCTTTTAGATCGTATCAGCATTGTCATGCAGAATGTTCAACTGTTTGATAACACGATTGAAGAAAATATCAGAGTAGGTAAAAAAGGAGCTACAAAAGAGGAAATAATTAAAGCTTCAAAGAAGGCAAGGATACATGATTTCATTATGAGTTTACCAAAAGGTTATAAAACTGATATTGGAGAAAATGGTGGGATTCTTTCAGGTGGACAGAGACAAAGAATATCTATTGCAAGAGCCTTTCTAAAGGATGCACCTATTTTAATTCTTGATGAAATGACAAGTAATGTTGATCCTGTAAATGAATCTTTGATACAAGATGCTATTACAGAACTTGCAAAGAATAGAACTGTACTTGTAGTGGCTCATCATTTAAAAACCATTCAAAAAGCTGACCAAATTCTCGTATTTCAAAAAGGCAATTTACTTGAAAAAGGAAAGCATGGGGAACTTCTTGAGAAAGATGGTTACTACACAAAATTATGGAAAGCTCAATATGAGGTGTAA
- a CDS encoding ABC transporter ATP-binding protein: MPEKELRKKVIGKNGLSNLLLALKIVCDLIPQILLVYLISSLITNNISEDNLKYIFLGIFISFALKGVFYYFATKVAHEKAYEKLTELRLDIIGHFKKLSLGFFKEHNTGELTNIVQHDVEQVEVYLAHGLPEIMSVTLLPTIIFVVMIFVDWRLALGMIVGVPLMYLVKVLSQKTMDKNFAIYFNHENKMREELMEYVKNISVIKAFAKEEEISERTLKTAREYIYWVKKSMGAITIPMGLIDIFMEIGVVIVMILGSIFLYYGNITTPNFILAIILSSAFTTSISKTATLQHFSIVFKEALKAIGKVLTVPLPKKKTEQGLEFGNIEFKDVNFAYGKDSFELKNINLTFKKNSLNAFVGASGCGKSTVSNLLMGFWDADSGRIEINGKDIKDYSQENISNLIGSVQQEVILFDLSIFDNIAIGKLNATKEEVIEAAKKARCHDFISALPNGYETRVGEMGVKLSGGEKQRISIARMILKNAPILILDEAMAAVDSENERLIGEAIDDLSKDKTIITIAHHLNTIRDSDQIIVMDKGVVLDVGSHEELMKRCDFYKDMVDAQNKVDRWNLKDNSLSRARNGVDCECTEVVTENV; the protein is encoded by the coding sequence ATGCCAGAAAAAGAATTAAGAAAAAAAGTGATTGGAAAAAATGGCTTATCCAATTTACTTCTTGCTTTAAAAATAGTATGTGATTTGATACCACAAATCTTACTTGTATATTTGATTAGTTCTTTAATTACAAACAATATTAGCGAAGATAATTTGAAATATATTTTCTTAGGAATCTTTATATCATTTGCATTAAAAGGTGTGTTTTATTATTTTGCAACAAAGGTTGCCCATGAAAAAGCCTATGAAAAATTGACAGAACTTAGGTTAGATATTATCGGTCATTTTAAAAAACTAAGTTTAGGATTTTTCAAAGAACATAATACAGGAGAGCTTACCAATATCGTTCAACATGATGTAGAGCAAGTGGAAGTATACCTTGCCCATGGTCTTCCGGAAATAATGTCAGTTACACTTCTGCCTACCATTATTTTTGTAGTTATGATTTTTGTGGATTGGCGTCTTGCACTTGGTATGATTGTCGGAGTTCCACTCATGTATTTGGTAAAAGTTCTTTCACAGAAAACAATGGATAAGAACTTTGCTATTTACTTTAACCATGAAAACAAGATGAGAGAAGAGCTAATGGAATATGTAAAAAATATTTCTGTTATTAAGGCTTTTGCTAAAGAAGAGGAGATTAGCGAAAGAACATTAAAAACAGCAAGAGAGTATATTTACTGGGTTAAAAAGAGCATGGGAGCAATTACAATTCCAATGGGACTCATTGACATATTTATGGAAATTGGAGTAGTTATTGTCATGATTTTAGGAAGCATATTTCTTTACTATGGAAATATTACAACACCTAATTTTATACTTGCCATTATTTTATCGTCTGCCTTTACTACATCTATAAGTAAGACAGCTACATTGCAACATTTTTCTATTGTGTTTAAGGAAGCTCTAAAGGCGATTGGAAAAGTTTTAACAGTTCCGCTTCCAAAGAAAAAGACAGAACAAGGTTTAGAATTTGGAAATATAGAATTTAAAGATGTGAATTTTGCATACGGAAAAGATAGCTTTGAACTAAAAAATATCAATTTAACTTTTAAGAAAAATAGTTTGAATGCCTTTGTAGGAGCAAGTGGTTGTGGGAAAAGTACTGTATCTAATTTACTTATGGGATTTTGGGATGCTGACAGCGGACGAATAGAAATAAATGGGAAAGATATAAAGGATTACAGTCAGGAAAATATTTCAAATCTTATTGGAAGTGTGCAACAGGAGGTCATCCTTTTCGATTTAAGTATTTTTGACAATATTGCAATCGGGAAACTTAATGCGACAAAAGAAGAAGTCATAGAAGCTGCCAAAAAAGCGAGATGTCATGACTTTATTTCAGCATTGCCAAATGGATATGAAACACGAGTAGGTGAAATGGGAGTTAAGTTATCCGGTGGAGAAAAACAAAGAATCTCTATTGCAAGAATGATACTGAAAAATGCACCGATTTTAATATTAGATGAGGCAATGGCAGCTGTTGATAGTGAAAATGAAAGACTAATCGGTGAAGCGATTGATGATTTAAGTAAGGATAAAACTATCATTACAATTGCTCATCATCTAAATACGATTAGAGATTCAGACCAAATTATAGTTATGGATAAGGGTGTTGTTCTTGATGTAGGAAGCCATGAAGAGTTGATGAAAAGATGTGATTTTTATAAGGATATGGTTGATGCACAGAACAAAGTTGATAGATGGAATTTGAAAGATAATAGTCTTTCACGAGCAAGGAACGGAGTGGATTGCGAGTGTACGGAGGTGGTAACAGAAAATGTTTAG
- a CDS encoding TetR/AcrR family transcriptional regulator, producing the protein MAQVLKEEVRNRILEAAEKVFYKKDYRGAKLTEIAKEADIPVALIYTYFKNKEVLFDAVVSSVYINFESAFNEEESLEKGSASERFDEVGENYIHELLKERKKLIILMDKSSGTKHTEAKQKLISQMQVHIEVSLKRQSKQEYDPMLAHILASNFTEGLLEIARHYQSEKWAKDMLKLIARCYYKGVESL; encoded by the coding sequence ATGGCACAAGTATTAAAAGAAGAAGTTAGAAATAGAATACTTGAAGCAGCAGAAAAAGTGTTTTATAAAAAGGATTATAGAGGTGCCAAATTAACAGAAATTGCAAAAGAAGCAGATATTCCTGTGGCACTAATTTATACCTATTTCAAGAATAAAGAAGTTTTGTTTGATGCAGTAGTAAGTTCTGTTTATATAAACTTCGAGTCAGCCTTTAATGAGGAAGAATCTTTGGAAAAAGGTTCTGCTTCTGAAAGATTTGATGAGGTTGGAGAAAATTATATTCATGAACTTTTAAAAGAGCGTAAGAAGTTAATTATTTTAATGGATAAAAGCTCAGGTACAAAGCATACAGAAGCAAAACAAAAACTCATATCGCAAATGCAGGTTCATATTGAAGTAAGTTTAAAAAGACAATCTAAACAGGAATATGATCCAATGCTTGCCCATATTTTAGCCAGTAACTTTACAGAGGGGCTTCTTGAAATAGCAAGACACTATCAAAGTGAAAAGTGGGCAAAAGATATGCTAAAACTTATTGCAAGGTGTTATTACAAGGGAGTGGAATCCCTATAA
- a CDS encoding plasmid mobilization protein, translating into MANRIRNERLEIKLTVEEKAIFEEKRKLAKCRNMSHFIRKCVLEKEIYQVDLEPFRDLQGLLSNATNNINQIAKRVNSAGVIYKEDISDIKKEIEHFSKDLWQIHFLLLNRTSGGD; encoded by the coding sequence ATGGCAAATAGGATACGAAATGAACGACTTGAAATCAAATTAACTGTAGAAGAGAAGGCTATTTTTGAAGAGAAACGAAAACTTGCAAAGTGCAGAAATATGAGCCACTTTATTCGCAAGTGCGTTTTGGAAAAGGAAATTTATCAAGTGGATTTAGAGCCTTTTCGAGATTTACAAGGATTACTTTCCAACGCTACAAACAACATCAATCAGATTGCAAAGCGAGTAAATTCGGCAGGTGTAATCTACAAAGAGGACATCAGTGATATAAAAAAGGAGATTGAACATTTCTCAAAAGATCTATGGCAAATTCATTTCCTACTTCTAAATAGGACTTCAGGAGGTGATTAA
- a CDS encoding DUF4435 domain-containing protein: MGLLDVMENESDCIESIFQSYISLKSKKDIFLFFEGKDDFKYYVSRVSSHIGNKEYGVFHCNCKMNVLTIQEMIVNQAAIQDDKKNLYFIDRDYDNNEDISDSIYITSSYSIENYYFTDSAIKRMLIGVVGFSEESEEDSLDFKIVFDHIVNKRNEIIEEIIYANAWYSLQIKKSKDCGKFPQMTPLKEYNVIKNLNQICDFERLVEDSIETTEWEMNNAIEVLKTNPVNEIRGKYFTQALTPIFRNIFQDAGKKHNRKLFSKKRKIHLNLSDIICELSAYADTPPGLISYIKERLSA, translated from the coding sequence GTGGGTTTGTTGGATGTTATGGAGAACGAATCTGACTGTATAGAGTCTATTTTTCAAAGTTATATTTCCTTAAAAAGTAAAAAAGATATATTTTTATTTTTTGAAGGGAAGGATGATTTTAAGTATTATGTTAGCAGGGTATCATCACATATTGGGAATAAGGAATATGGAGTTTTTCATTGTAATTGTAAAATGAATGTGTTAACCATTCAAGAAATGATTGTTAACCAAGCTGCAATTCAAGATGATAAGAAGAACTTATATTTTATAGATCGTGATTATGATAATAATGAAGATATCTCTGATAGTATATACATTACATCCTCATATTCAATAGAGAATTACTATTTTACAGATTCTGCTATAAAGAGGATGTTGATAGGAGTTGTTGGATTTTCTGAAGAAAGTGAAGAGGATAGTTTAGATTTTAAAATTGTTTTTGATCATATAGTAAATAAAAGAAATGAAATTATTGAAGAAATTATTTATGCTAATGCATGGTACTCTTTGCAAATAAAAAAGTCTAAAGATTGTGGAAAGTTTCCACAAATGACACCTTTAAAAGAATATAATGTGATTAAAAACCTCAATCAAATATGTGATTTTGAGAGATTGGTCGAAGATTCAATTGAGACTACTGAATGGGAAATGAACAATGCGATAGAAGTATTAAAAACAAACCCAGTAAATGAAATAAGAGGAAAATATTTCACTCAAGCTCTAACACCTATATTTAGAAATATATTTCAAGACGCAGGTAAAAAGCATAATAGAAAATTATTTTCAAAAAAGAGGAAAATACATTTGAATTTATCAGACATAATTTGTGAGTTGTCTGCGTATGCAGATACACCACCGGGATTGATTTCTTATATTAAAGAAAGACTATCTGCGTAA
- a CDS encoding AAA family ATPase gives MRRYGSIDEIAKEYALTNEQLLDYLLSNDIDAISDLDKIDLNNKNIMAILDRINRNKKLNNHNNLTSFESIEIEGLFGKYNYLINFRDDISIWVSENGIGKTTILNIIVAILTGDQNTLMDINFKKVIVNISGESYQIDREQYFQVNSNNNRYSKRIEALLEELSMYVPRSYSIKLRNDFAHKKYINLEFIEELSYRFLNNDIDLIKDKKIMYILHELKELQYKDLSRTLYKIKEALEEDILFYPTYRRVEVGLDKVFLNRRDEYNRYELSPKYMGFGMNDVKNRISNVLNKMRKDANTAYIEMNANIISELLKKNVSYYIDEYNPIDLHKVDVIIKRIGEERIDNIDSLKSFLDKSSRGKTIPNIEFLSYYLQKLVKIYDAQKPLDSKLRKFSDVCTKYLSGKKIIYDETLLTMNVYDCNDEKIDFEDLSSGEKQVISIFSKVYLDIVTPCIFIIDEPEISLSIEWQKEFLKDIFNSEKIGLMIATTHSPFIFKNEYRKFVIELDKYKEV, from the coding sequence GTGAGACGATATGGGAGTATAGATGAAATAGCCAAAGAATATGCACTTACAAATGAGCAATTACTGGACTATTTGTTATCAAATGATATTGATGCAATAAGTGATTTGGATAAAATTGATCTAAACAATAAAAATATCATGGCTATTTTAGATAGAATTAATCGTAATAAAAAATTAAATAATCATAATAATTTAACATCTTTTGAAAGTATAGAAATAGAGGGATTGTTTGGAAAATATAATTACTTAATAAATTTTAGAGATGATATTTCTATTTGGGTATCTGAAAATGGTATTGGGAAAACAACTATATTGAATATAATTGTTGCTATTTTGACAGGTGACCAAAACACACTAATGGATATTAATTTTAAAAAAGTTATTGTTAATATTTCTGGAGAGTCATATCAAATAGATAGAGAACAATATTTCCAAGTTAATAGTAACAATAATAGATATTCTAAGAGAATAGAAGCATTGCTTGAAGAATTATCAATGTATGTGCCAAGAAGTTATTCTATAAAACTACGAAATGATTTTGCACATAAAAAATATATTAATTTAGAGTTTATTGAAGAGTTATCTTATAGGTTTCTTAATAATGATATTGACTTAATTAAAGATAAGAAAATTATGTATATATTGCATGAACTAAAAGAACTGCAATATAAAGATCTTTCTAGGACATTATATAAAATTAAAGAAGCATTAGAGGAAGATATACTTTTTTATCCAACATATAGAAGAGTAGAAGTTGGTTTGGATAAAGTTTTTCTAAATCGTAGAGATGAGTACAATAGATATGAGTTGTCTCCAAAATACATGGGATTTGGAATGAATGATGTTAAAAATAGAATAAGCAATGTGCTGAATAAAATGAGAAAAGATGCAAATACAGCATATATAGAAATGAATGCAAATATAATTAGCGAGCTACTGAAGAAAAATGTAAGTTACTATATCGATGAATACAATCCCATTGACCTGCATAAAGTAGATGTAATAATAAAAAGAATTGGTGAAGAAAGAATAGATAATATCGATAGTCTAAAAAGCTTTTTAGATAAGTCTAGTAGAGGAAAAACAATACCTAATATAGAATTTTTATCATATTATTTACAAAAATTAGTTAAAATATATGACGCACAAAAGCCATTAGACTCAAAGCTCAGAAAATTTTCAGATGTGTGTACAAAATATCTATCTGGTAAAAAAATAATATATGACGAAACACTTTTGACTATGAATGTTTATGATTGTAATGATGAAAAAATTGATTTTGAAGATTTATCATCAGGCGAAAAACAAGTAATTTCTATTTTTTCAAAAGTTTATTTGGATATAGTAACACCGTGCATATTTATAATTGATGAACCTGAAATATCTTTATCCATAGAATGGCAAAAAGAATTTTTGAAAGATATTTTTAATTCTGAAAAAATCGGATTAATGATTGCGACAACACATTCTCCATTTATATTCAAGAATGAATATAGAAAATTTGTTATTGAACTTGATAAATATAAGGAGGTGTAG
- a CDS encoding helix-turn-helix transcriptional regulator, whose translation MRVFSYKRLFKKLIDLDMTNNELMEKSKVSKSTFYKIKNGQNVTTDVLLRICNALNCNIEEIVEISDIKEEK comes from the coding sequence ATGAGGGTTTTTAGTTATAAAAGATTGTTCAAAAAACTCATTGATTTAGATATGACAAATAATGAATTAATGGAAAAATCAAAAGTAAGTAAAAGCACATTCTATAAGATAAAGAATGGGCAGAATGTAACTACGGATGTTTTGCTTAGAATTTGTAATGCTTTGAATTGCAATATTGAGGAAATTGTAGAAATAAGTGATATTAAGGAGGAAAAATAA
- the rlmD gene encoding 23S rRNA (uracil(1939)-C(5))-methyltransferase RlmD, with protein MSRRKKKYLEGIIEKVNFPNMSEFTFEDKKVNFKGGIEGQKVSVVVGRKREKHMEAKLLEILEKSQLETNPTCPNYLECGGCSYQSVPYEYELKLKQRQIKELFEDVYSDQPEIFESPLKTAYRNKMEYTFADMYKDSLIMLGMHKKNRFYEVVDTKECNLVHRDFEIIRNAIIDFVREKNLPFVKKRTHEGLLRHLIIRYALTTGEIMVNIVTTTQSEFDRKCFVDMLLDLKLEGNIKSIVHTENDSLADAVVPEKINIIFGKEYITEKIFDLEFKVTPFSFFQPNVFGAINLYSKAIELCGDIENKVVFDLYSGTGTIGQIVARKAKAVYGIEIVDEAVESANKSAKENGLTNCTFIAGDVLEEIENRKEMVDVIIVDPPRDGINQKALEKIISCGAKTMVYISCNPKTQKRDVQILLDNGYELKTLKIFNQFPRTVHVESIALMQSVK; from the coding sequence ATGTCAAGAAGAAAGAAAAAATATTTAGAGGGAATAATTGAAAAAGTTAATTTTCCAAATATGTCTGAATTTACTTTTGAAGATAAAAAAGTAAATTTCAAAGGTGGTATTGAAGGACAAAAAGTTTCTGTAGTTGTTGGAAGAAAAAGAGAAAAACATATGGAAGCAAAACTTTTGGAAATTTTAGAAAAAAGTCAACTTGAAACAAATCCAACTTGTCCAAACTATTTGGAATGTGGAGGTTGTAGCTATCAAAGTGTTCCCTATGAATACGAACTTAAACTAAAACAAAGACAGATAAAGGAACTTTTTGAAGATGTATATTCAGATCAACCTGAAATATTTGAAAGTCCTTTAAAAACAGCATACAGAAACAAAATGGAATATACTTTTGCAGATATGTATAAAGACAGTCTAATAATGCTTGGAATGCACAAGAAGAATAGATTTTACGAAGTTGTAGATACAAAAGAATGTAATTTAGTACATAGAGATTTTGAAATAATAAGAAATGCAATTATCGACTTCGTAAGAGAAAAAAATCTTCCATTTGTTAAAAAGAGAACTCACGAAGGGCTGTTAAGACATTTAATCATTCGTTATGCACTAACAACCGGCGAAATAATGGTGAATATCGTAACAACTACCCAAAGTGAATTTGATAGAAAATGTTTTGTAGATATGCTTTTGGACTTAAAACTAGAGGGAAATATAAAATCTATCGTGCATACTGAAAATGACTCACTTGCAGATGCAGTTGTTCCTGAAAAAATAAATATTATTTTTGGAAAAGAATACATAACAGAAAAAATATTCGACTTGGAATTTAAAGTAACTCCATTTTCATTCTTCCAACCAAATGTATTTGGAGCAATAAATCTTTATTCAAAAGCAATTGAACTCTGTGGAGACATAGAAAACAAAGTAGTCTTTGACCTATACTCAGGAACGGGAACAATAGGGCAAATTGTAGCTAGAAAAGCAAAAGCAGTCTATGGAATTGAAATCGTAGACGAAGCAGTCGAAAGTGCGAATAAATCCGCAAAAGAAAATGGACTAACAAATTGTACTTTCATAGCCGGAGATGTGCTGGAAGAAATTGAAAACAGAAAAGAAATGGTAGATGTAATCATCGTAGATCCACCAAGAGATGGAATAAACCAAAAAGCATTAGAAAAAATAATCTCCTGCGGAGCAAAAACAATGGTCTACATTTCCTGCAATCCAAAAACACAAAAAAGAGATGTTCAAATTCTACTTGATAATGGATACGAACTGAAAACATTAAAAATCTTTAACCAATTCCCAAGAACAGTTCATGTTGAGAGCATAGCGTTGATGCAAAGCGTGAAATAG